GCCTGGTCCGGACTGCTGTCGAACTTCGCCTCCGGCATCTTCCTCATCGTGCTGCGCCCCTTCAAGACGGGAGACATGATCAGCGCGGGCGGTGTGACGGGCGTAGTCGAGGAAATCGGCCTGTTCGTCACTACGCTCACAACCGCGGACAACCTTCGCGTGTATGTCGGCAACACGAAAGTCTTCGGCGACAACATCACGGTGTACGACGCCAACGCCTACCGCCGGGTCGATCTCACCGCGCAGCTCGCCCATACCGTCGACGTGCAGGACGCCGTGGCGCGCCTGAAGGCACGCATCACGCAGATTCCGAACGTGGTCGACAAGCCCGGCGTGGACGTGGAAATCCTCGAATTCAACGCGTCCGGGCCGGTGCTGGCGGTGCGCCCGTACTGCCATAACCGCGACTACTGGCAAGTGTATTTCGACACCAACAAAGCCATTGCCGAAGTTGGCGGCACGGCGCATTGGCCGGTGCCGGCAACGCGCCAGATCCTTATGCCGCCGCCGGGCGTGCCGGGCGCACCCAACGCGGGCACCGGCGCCGTGCCGCCGATCGTGCCCGGCGCCGGCGGCACCGCCCCGGCAGGTACGCTGCCCAACGCTCCGGCCCCTTGAGGGCGCTCGCTCCGCCGCCCTGAAGCGCGGGCGGACGGCTGGCGCCGTGCCATTTGAGCCGCGGGCCGAAAGCTTGACGCAGGTCATGCGGGCGGCACGGGCTACGGCGCCCACTGCCCGCCTCACGTCACGTCCCGGTACAATCGCGGGTAAATTCGTCACAATTACCACGCAAGGGACGTCACAGAATGACAGCGCAAGACACCGCGCGAGCGCCGGATACGGCGGCGGTACGGACATATCTGCTCGGACTTCAGGACAGGATCGTCGAAACGATGGAGCGCCTGGATGGCAAACGCTTCTTCGTCGACGACTGGCAACGCCCGGCCGACGGCCCGCTGCGTGGCGACGGCCGTACGCGCGTGCTCGACGACGGCGACTTCTTCGAGCGCGGCGGTGTGAACTTCTCCCATGTGATCGGCGACAAGCTGCCCGCCTCGGCGAGCGCGTCGCGGCCCGAGCTGGCGGGACGCGGCTTCGAAGCCCTTGGCGTCTCGCTGGTGCTGCATCCGCGCAATCCCTACTGCCCGACCGTACACTTCAACGTGCGTATCCTGATCGCCACCGCGCCGGGCGAACTTCCCGCATTCTGGTTCGGCGGCGGCATGGACCTCACGCCCTACTACGCATTCGAGGAAGACTGCAAGCACTTCCACCAGACCTGCAAGGATGCGCTCGATCCGTTCGACCCGACTTGGTATCCGCGCTTCAAGACCTGGTGCGACGAGTATTTCTACCTTAAGCACCGGCAGGAGCCGCGAGGCATCGGGGGCATCTTTTTCGACGATTTCTCCGGTGGCGGCTTCGATACGGGCTTCGCGGTCATGCAAAGCGTAGGCGATGCGTTTCTCGACGCGTACATTCCCATCGTGGAGCGCCGCCGTGGCATGCCGTACGGCGAGCGCGAGCGCGATTTTCAGGCGCACCGCCGCGGCCGTTACGTCGAGTTCAATCTGGTCTGGGATCGGGGAACGCACTTCGGCCTGCAATCGGGCGGGCGCACCGAATCCATTCTGATGTCGATGCCTCCCGTCGTGAAATGGCACTACGACTGGAAGCCCGAGCCGGGCACGCCCGAAGCGAAGCTCTATACCGACTTCCTCGTGCGCCGCGAGTGGGTGTGAAGGCCGGGCGCGCATGACCGTCATCTCTTCTGCCGCGCCGGCAGCTTCAGCCACAACGCTCGCAGGCCCCGGCGCGCCGGCCCGTTCCCCGCGCCGCATCGGCGTGCTTGGCGGCACGTTCGACCCGATCCATATGGGTCATCTCGCGCTGGGCGCCCTCTTCGCCCGTACGCTCGACCTCGACGAACTGGTGTTGATGCCCGCCGGCCAGCAGCCACAGAAGCAGGGCAGCACCGCCGCCGCGCACCGGCTGGCGATGACGCGGCTGGCCGCGGAAGGCCTTGCGGCAGCGCTGGCCGCCTCCCATCCGTCGACGCAGGTGATCGTCAGCACCCGCGAGATCGAGCGTGCCGGACCGAGCTATACGGTCGACACGCTGCGGGAAATGCGGCGCGAAGCCGGGCCCGGCGCCTCGCTCTCGCTGCTTATCGGCTCGGACCAGCTGGTGCGGCTCGATACGTGGCACGCCTGGCGCGAACTGTTCGACTATGCCCACATCTGTGCGGCCGCACGCCCGGGTTTCAGTCGCGAGACGGCATCCGCGCCACTGCGCAAAGTCTTTGCCGAGCGGGAAAAGTCGGCGCTCGGGGTACAATCCACGCCATGCGGCGGCATCCTGATCGACGACTCACTGGCCGTCGACATTTCTGCCACCGAGTTGCGCGCCACGCTGGCGCACGCGCAGAACGCGGCGAAGCCCCCGGCAAATCTGCCCGAACCCGTGTGGCAGTACATCCGCGCGCAACACCTGTATCGCGCCTGACGGCCCGTCATCCGACTACCGGGACGCTGTCTTGCGCCCCCTGTTTCACCCAAAAAACGCACTATGGATATTCGTAAACTTCAGCGCCTGATCGTCGACGCCCTCGAAGACGTCAAAGCCCAGGACATCAAGGTGTTCAACACCGAACATCTCACCGCCCTGTTCGAGCGCGTGATCATCGCGAGCGGCACCTCCAATCGCCAGACCAAGGCGCTGGCCGCCAGCGTGCGCGACAAGGTCAAGGCCGCCGGCGGCGACATCGTCAGCATGGAAGGCGAAGACGTCGGCGAATGGGTGCTGGTCGACACGGGCGACGCCATCGTGCACATCATGCAGCCGGCGCTGCGCCAGTACTACAACCTCGAAGAGATCTGGGGCGAGAAGCCCGTGCGCCTGAAGGCCGCCGGCACCAAGGCCGGGGCGAAGGCGAGCGCGGAAGACGAAGAGAACGAAGAGGACGATGCTCAAGCGTCCGACGACGCCGTCAAGGCGCCCGCTCCCGCCCGCCGCAAGGCCAGCAAGTAAGACTCGCACGCGATTCTGTCGACATGCGTCTGTTCATCCTCGCAGTCGGGCACAAGATGCCCGGCTGGATCGAGACCGCCTTCGCCGAGTACGCCAAGCGCATGCCGCCCGAGCTGCGCATCGAACTCAAGGAAATCAAGCCGGAGCAACGCTCCAACTCCCGCACGGCCGAAACCGTGATGGCCGCCGAAGCACAGCGCATCGAGGCGGCGCTGCCCCGCGGCTCCCGCCTCGTATGTCTTGACGAACGCGGGCACGATCTCACGACCATGCGTCTGGCGCAGTCGCTCACCGGCTGGCAACAGGACGGGCGAGACGTCGCCTTCGTGATCGGCGGGGCCGACGGCCTCGATCCGGCACTCAAGGCGCGTGCCGATACCCTCATCCGCCTGTCCAGCCTGACGCTGCCGCACGGCATGGTGCGCGTACTGCTTGCCGAACAGCTCTACCGTGCGTGGAGCATCAACGCCAATCACCCCTACCATCGCGTTTGACGGACGGCTTCGCGCGACCTTCGCGCTCGCCTGCGGCCTTGCCGGACCCGTGACGCCGTCGCCTGTCAATCCCCGCACCGTACGGGCCTGCAACACCCGTTGTGCAACGCAAGTGGAAAAATCACAATGACGTGTTAGTCTACGCGGCGCTACACAGTTCGCACCGCGAACGAGCAGGGTCCGCTCACTCAAGGGACCCTCGACTTCTCGTGAACCCCCGGAGATTGGTATGAAGCAACCTTCCCTGCGCACCTTCGCCCTCGCCGGCGCGGGCGCCGCACTGGCACTCGGCATGAGCACGTCGGCCCTGGCCGCCACGGAGATCCAATTCTGGCATTCGATGGAATCGGCCCTTGGCGATCGCGTCAACCAGATTGCCGCCGACTTCAACGCATCGCAAAGCGACTACAAGATCGTCCCGATTTACAAGGGCAACTACGAGCAGGGTCTGGCCGCGGGGATCGCCGCGTTTCGTGCCGGCAACGCCCCGGCCATTCTCCAGGTGTACGAAGTGGGCACCGCCACGATGATCCAGGCCAGGAAGGCCGTGAAGCCCGTGTGGCAAGTCATGAAGGACGCCGGCGAACCGTTCGACGAGAAGGCTTTCGTGCCGACCATCGCGGGCTATTACGCCGACAGCAAGACCAACCATCTCGTGTCGATGCCGTTCAACAGCTCGACCCCGGTGCTGTACTACAACAAGGACGCCTTCAAGAAAGCCGGCCTCGACCCGAATACCCCGCCAAAGACCTGGGCCGACGTGAAGCACGACGCCGAGAAGCTCAAGGCATCGGGCATGTCGTGCGGTTTCACGATGGGCTGGCAAAGCTGGACGCAACTCGAAAACTACAGCGCCTGGCACGGTCTGCCGTTCGCGACGAAGAACAACGGTTTCGACGGCCCCGATGCCAAGCTCAGTTTCAACGGGCCGCAGCAAGTCAAGCACATCCAGTTCCTGGCCGACATGGCCAAGGCCGGCACGTTCACGTACGTGGGCCGCAAGGATGAAGTGACCTCGAAGTTCTACAGTGGCGACTGCGGTATCGCCATGACCACCTCGGGCGCACTCGCGAACATCGCCAAGTACGCCAAGTTCAGCTACGGCGTGGGCATGATGCCGTACGACGCCGACGTGAAGGGCGCACCGCAGAACGCCATCATCGGTGGCGCCAGCCTGTGGGTGCTCGCCGGCAAGTCGGCCACCGAGTACAAGGGCGTCGCCAAGTTCCTGAACTACCTCGCTTCGCCGGCCGTGGCGGCCAAGTGGCACCAGGACACCGGTTACCTGCCGGTGACGAAGGCCGCTTACGAACTGACCGAAAAGCAGGGCTTCTACACGAAGAACCCGGGCGCGGACACGGCTATCAAGCAAATGCTCAACAAGGACCCGCTGCCGTTCACGCGGGGTC
This is a stretch of genomic DNA from Pandoraea faecigallinarum. It encodes these proteins:
- the rlmH gene encoding 23S rRNA (pseudouridine(1915)-N(3))-methyltransferase RlmH — translated: MRLFILAVGHKMPGWIETAFAEYAKRMPPELRIELKEIKPEQRSNSRTAETVMAAEAQRIEAALPRGSRLVCLDERGHDLTTMRLAQSLTGWQQDGRDVAFVIGGADGLDPALKARADTLIRLSSLTLPHGMVRVLLAEQLYRAWSINANHPYHRV
- the hemF gene encoding oxygen-dependent coproporphyrinogen oxidase, with protein sequence MTAQDTARAPDTAAVRTYLLGLQDRIVETMERLDGKRFFVDDWQRPADGPLRGDGRTRVLDDGDFFERGGVNFSHVIGDKLPASASASRPELAGRGFEALGVSLVLHPRNPYCPTVHFNVRILIATAPGELPAFWFGGGMDLTPYYAFEEDCKHFHQTCKDALDPFDPTWYPRFKTWCDEYFYLKHRQEPRGIGGIFFDDFSGGGFDTGFAVMQSVGDAFLDAYIPIVERRRGMPYGERERDFQAHRRGRYVEFNLVWDRGTHFGLQSGGRTESILMSMPPVVKWHYDWKPEPGTPEAKLYTDFLVRREWV
- the rsfS gene encoding ribosome silencing factor, yielding MDIRKLQRLIVDALEDVKAQDIKVFNTEHLTALFERVIIASGTSNRQTKALAASVRDKVKAAGGDIVSMEGEDVGEWVLVDTGDAIVHIMQPALRQYYNLEEIWGEKPVRLKAAGTKAGAKASAEDEENEEDDAQASDDAVKAPAPARRKASK
- a CDS encoding mechanosensitive ion channel family protein; the protein is MFDLDKLVNDYLVPFGLKIVMAVVIWIVGGIVINLAARLVRGAMTRRHIDPTLVRYTESSLRIALRIALILSILSVCGIETTSFAALLAAAGIAIGAAWSGLLSNFASGIFLIVLRPFKTGDMISAGGVTGVVEEIGLFVTTLTTADNLRVYVGNTKVFGDNITVYDANAYRRVDLTAQLAHTVDVQDAVARLKARITQIPNVVDKPGVDVEILEFNASGPVLAVRPYCHNRDYWQVYFDTNKAIAEVGGTAHWPVPATRQILMPPPGVPGAPNAGTGAVPPIVPGAGGTAPAGTLPNAPAP
- a CDS encoding nicotinate-nucleotide adenylyltransferase codes for the protein MTVISSAAPAASATTLAGPGAPARSPRRIGVLGGTFDPIHMGHLALGALFARTLDLDELVLMPAGQQPQKQGSTAAAHRLAMTRLAAEGLAAALAASHPSTQVIVSTREIERAGPSYTVDTLREMRREAGPGASLSLLIGSDQLVRLDTWHAWRELFDYAHICAAARPGFSRETASAPLRKVFAEREKSALGVQSTPCGGILIDDSLAVDISATELRATLAHAQNAAKPPANLPEPVWQYIRAQHLYRA
- the ugpB gene encoding sn-glycerol-3-phosphate ABC transporter substrate-binding protein UgpB, coding for MKQPSLRTFALAGAGAALALGMSTSALAATEIQFWHSMESALGDRVNQIAADFNASQSDYKIVPIYKGNYEQGLAAGIAAFRAGNAPAILQVYEVGTATMIQARKAVKPVWQVMKDAGEPFDEKAFVPTIAGYYADSKTNHLVSMPFNSSTPVLYYNKDAFKKAGLDPNTPPKTWADVKHDAEKLKASGMSCGFTMGWQSWTQLENYSAWHGLPFATKNNGFDGPDAKLSFNGPQQVKHIQFLADMAKAGTFTYVGRKDEVTSKFYSGDCGIAMTTSGALANIAKYAKFSYGVGMMPYDADVKGAPQNAIIGGASLWVLAGKSATEYKGVAKFLNYLASPAVAAKWHQDTGYLPVTKAAYELTEKQGFYTKNPGADTAIKQMLNKDPLPFTRGLRLGNMPQIRTVIDEELEGVWSGKQTPKAALDKAVQRGDDLLARFAKQGS